The segment ACTTCGTGCCCATCATCGACCGCGAGCCGTTCACGCTGCCCGACGGCGCCCGCGTAGCGGTCATGCCGTATCTGAACATCGAGCATTTCCCGGCCGACATCCCCGGCACCGCGCTGGTCCCGGGCACCCAGCAATTCAATCCCGATCCGCTGAACTACGGCTGGCGGGACTACGGCAACCGCGTCGGACTCTGGCGCATGGCCGACCTGCTCGACGAGTGCAATTCCCGCGCGACCGTGTGCCTGAATTCCGAAATCATCCGCGAGTATCCGCGCATCCTCGAAGAAGGCATGGCGCGCAACTGGGCCTGGATCGGGCACGGCGTCAACAACGCGCCAGCCAACTTCATCAGCAATATCGACGAGGACCGCGAGCGCGAGATCCTGAGTTCGGTGCTGACGTCGATGGAGGAAACGATCGGGCGGCCCACCAAGGGCTGGCTGAGCCCGTTCCTGACCCACACGGACAACACGCCGCGCCTGCTGGAGGAATTCGGAGTGGAGTACCTGTGCGACTACACCGCCGACGACCACCCGTTCCGCTTCAACACGCCGAAGAACAACCTGATCGCCGTGCCCTACACGGTGGAACTGAACGATATTCCGGCGTTCGGCAACGTGGGCGTGTCTTCCGAGGCGTTCGGCGACATGATCATCGACCAGTTCGACGTTCTCTACGAGGAAGGCGCGACCAACGCCCGATGCATGCCCATCTGCCTGCACACCTTCTGGGTGGGCCAGCCGAACAAGTTCAAGCACCTGGCGCGCGCGTTCCGCTACATGGCGAAGCACGAAGGCGTGTGGTTCACGACCGGCGACGACGTCAACGACTGGTACCGCGCGAACTTCATGTAGGGAGGGTGGGCTTCCACCCGGAAGCAGCCCGGGCGCCTCGACAATGAAATCCCGCCGGCTGATCCCTGCACTGGCCGCACTGGCCCTTGCAGGCTGCATGCAGCCTGGCGAGGACGCCGGACAAGCGGGCGACCCGAATCGCTATACGATCGCCGGCGACCTGTCGGCGGTCTGCGAAAGCGGCGAGTTCGCCTTGTGGACGGCGGACGGACGGAACATCGTCGAAGGGGCGCGGATCGTCGACGGCAGGATCTTTCTTGAAGGCGTCGTGGACGCGCCCGCCAACGCGTTTCTCGAAATACTGAATGCCACGAGCAGGGAAGGATATCGACTGGCATCGATCAAAGGGCATGCATTCGTGCTGGAGCCGGGTGAATTGACGCTGACCATGGACAGCCGGACGGAATTTGTCGTGCAGGGCGGACGCTACAACGACATCGTGGTCAATTCGTGGCGTCTGTCGCCGGAGTATCTGCGCGTGCGGGACGACTATCTCCGCGCGGACCGGCCGGTGGACGGCGAGACCAGCGCGGA is part of the Gammaproteobacteria bacterium genome and harbors:
- a CDS encoding polysaccharide deacetylase family protein produces the protein MRRRPARRAARSQPFRHPRQVRRRGVQGGSPRIPPESVAHAVAQGRNPKKETSMSNLTQSRHYDFVPIIDREPFTLPDGARVAVMPYLNIEHFPADIPGTALVPGTQQFNPDPLNYGWRDYGNRVGLWRMADLLDECNSRATVCLNSEIIREYPRILEEGMARNWAWIGHGVNNAPANFISNIDEDREREILSSVLTSMEETIGRPTKGWLSPFLTHTDNTPRLLEEFGVEYLCDYTADDHPFRFNTPKNNLIAVPYTVELNDIPAFGNVGVSSEAFGDMIIDQFDVLYEEGATNARCMPICLHTFWVGQPNKFKHLARAFRYMAKHEGVWFTTGDDVNDWYRANFM